The following coding sequences lie in one Rissa tridactyla isolate bRisTri1 chromosome Z, bRisTri1.patW.cur.20221130, whole genome shotgun sequence genomic window:
- the SLC26A1 gene encoding sulfate anion transporter 1, with the protein MTCFCEHSLSPSFSNERAVCGGKREKGRQSINSFLCRESRAPEELCYCVLIRNLWWYYCSYFVLLEHTHQVNTRTMERPLEAIRMENNTSSCFLMERKTRAKINRKEVMLAKLRKSCSCTPKKLKNFVMDFFPVLRWLPKYHCKEYIWGDVMSGLVIGIILVPQAIAYSLLAGLKPIYSLYTSFFANIIYFLMGTSRHVSVGIFSLISLMVGQVVDRELLLAGFDLNDDAPPALGDGSLQNDSQTNTTAFNLTIAGMNAECGKECYAIGIATALTFVAGVYQVLMGIFRLGFVSMYLSESVLDGFATGASLTILTAQVKYLIGIKIPRSQGHGMLVITWINIFRNISQANLCDVITSAICIVVLVTAKELGDRYKHKLKFPLPTELVVIVVATLVSHYGKLNEVYASSVSGAIPTGFIPPKVPHFNLMLRVAVDALPLAIVSFVFTVSLSEMCAKKYAYTIRANQEMFAVGFCNIIPSFFHSFATSAALAKTLVKTSTGCQTQVSGVISAMVVLLVLLFLAPLFYSLQKCVLACIIIVSLRGALRKFRDVPARYHVNKVDTLVWVVTMSASALISTEIGLLVGIVFSMLCIIVRTQRPRTALLGQIQNTSFYEDDLEYENLLSVPKVKIFRFEAPLYYANRNYFLKSLYRLTNLDPNLEAARRKKYEKKEKQHLKKGDHTTANGLGVGETTLQLVPKQIDFQALVVDCSSISFLDTTGVNTLKEILKDYKDLNISVLLACCNPSVIDSLKRGGYFGKDFGSIQEMLFYSIHNAVQFAKDQKLSADCSI; encoded by the exons CCTGCTTTTGTGAGCACAGTCTCAGTCCTTCTTTCAGCAATGAGCGTGCTGTGtgtggggggaagagagagaaaggcagaCAAAGCATCAACAGCTTCCTGTGCCGAG AAAGCCGTGCTCCTGAGGAACTGTGCTACTGTGTGCTGATAAGAAATCTGTGGTGGTATTACTGCAGCTACTTTGTGCTTTTG GAACACACACATCAAGTAAACACTCGGACAATGGAAAGACCACTTGAGGCTATCAGGATGGAAAATAACACTTCTTCCTGCTTTCTCATGGAAAGAAAGACTCGTGCCAAAATTAACAGGAAAGAAGTCATGCTAGCTAAGCTGAGGAAAAGCTGCTCCTGTACCCCAAAGAAGCTGAAGAACTTTGTCATGGACTTCTTTCCTGTTTTACGATGGCTCCCTAAGTACCATTGCAAAGAGTACATCTGGGGGGACGTTATGTCTGGGTTAGTGATTGGGATCATTTTGGTGCCCCAAGCAATTGCTTACTCACTGCTGGCAGGTCTGAAGCCCATTTATAGTCTTTACACATCATTCTTCGCCAACATCATCTATTTCTTAATGGGCACATCCCGTCATGTCTCGGTTGGCATTTTCAGCCTGATAAGCTTAATGGTAGGACAAGTTGTGGACCGAGAACTTCTCTTGGCTGGGTTTGACTTGAATGATGATGCTCCACCAGCCTTGGGTGATGGCTCTCTGCAGAATGACAGTCAGACCAACACAACTGCCTTCAACCTTACAATTGCAGGGATGAATGCTGAGTGTGGGAAAGAATGCTATGCTATTGGCATTGCTACAGCCTTGACATTTGTGGCTGGAGTGTACCAG GTTCTAATGGGAATCTTTCGTCTGGGTTTCGTATCTATGTACCTATCTGAGTCTGTACTAGATGGCTTTGCAACTGGTGCTTCCTTAACCATTTTAACAGCTCAAGTGAAGTATCTGATTGGAATAAAAATCCCACGTAGCCAAGGGCATGGGATGCTTGTTATTACCTGGATTAACATTTTCCGGAACATTTCTCAGGCTAACCTTTGTGATGTCATCACAAGTGCCATTTGTATCGTGGTGCTGGTCACTGCTAAGGAACTGGGAGATCGGTATAAGCATAAGTTGAAATTtcctcttcccacagagctggtAGTTATTGTTGTGGCAACACTGGTTTCACACTATGGGAAGTTAAATGAAGTGTATGCATCCAGTGTTTCTGGAGCTATTCCAACAGGATTTATTCCCCCCAAGGTACCACATTTCAACTTAATGCTCCGAGTTGCTGTAGATGCTTTGCCTCTTGCCATAGTCAGCTTTGTCTTTACTGTATCCCTTTCTGAAATGTGTGCAAAGAAATACGCTTACACCATCCGAGCCAATCAGGAAATGTTTGCTGTGGGGTTCTGCAACATCATTCCATCTTTCTTCCACTCTTTTGCAACCAGTGCAGCTCTAGCAAAAACACTCGTCAAAACATCTACAGGCTGCCAGACTCAAGTCTCTGGAGTAATTAGTGCAATGGTGGTTTTGCTGGTGCTGCTCTTCTTGGCACCTCTCTTCTACTCCTTGCAGAAGTGTGTCCTGGCTTGTATCATCATTGTCAGCCTCCGAGGAGCCCTGAGGAAGTTCCGAGATGTGCCAGCACGGTACCACGTGAATAAGGTGGACACACTTGTTTGGGTCGTTACCATGTCTGCCTCTGCCTTGATCAGCACAGAAATAGGGCTGTTGGTTGGCATTGTTTTCTCCATGTTATGCATCATAGTTCGGACACAGCGGCCACGGACAGCCCTGCTCGGTCAGATCCAAAACACCAGCTTTTATGAGGACGACTTAGAATATGAAAATCTCTTGTCAGTTCCAAAGGTCAAAATATTCCGTTTTGAGGCCCCACTTTACTATGCAAATAGAAACTATTTCCTGAAGTCTCTGTACAGGTTGACTAACTTGGATCCTAACCTAGAAGCTGCTAGACGGAAGAAATATGAgaagaaggagaagcagcatctGAAAAAGGGAGATCACACAACTGCTAATGGACTGGGTGTTGGAGAAACTACTCTGCAGCTAGTTCCTAAGCAAATTGATTTCCAAGCCCTTGTTGTAGATTGCTCTTCCATCTCATTTTTGGACACCACTGGAGTTAATACTCTAAAGGAAATCCTGAAAGACTACAAGgacttaaatatttctgttctcctGGCTTGCTGCAATCCCTCAGTGATAGACTCTCTGAAAAGAGGAGGTTACTTTGGGAAAGATTTTGGGAGTATACAGGAAATGCTGTTCTACAGCATACACAACGCTGTGCAGTTTGCAAAAGACCAAAAGCTTTCAGCAGATTGCTCAATTTAA